One Helicobacter cetorum MIT 00-7128 DNA window includes the following coding sequences:
- a CDS encoding TrbC/VirB2 family protein: protein MLESLKHFKNQIKGINNKVNSLSLKARLFLFSLLGLNTLYAQGIQNFTNRFFQFLQSGEARSVVAIIIVFMFGYLIKNHERWKEFIWMWGSILAGLIGLLNARTIASWIYV from the coding sequence ATGTTAGAGAGTTTAAAACACTTTAAAAATCAAATTAAAGGCATTAACAATAAAGTTAATAGCTTAAGTTTAAAAGCAAGATTGTTTTTATTTTCACTATTAGGATTAAACACTTTATACGCTCAAGGCATACAAAATTTTACCAACAGATTTTTTCAATTCTTGCAAAGTGGTGAAGCACGCTCAGTAGTAGCTATTATTATTGTGTTTATGTTTGGTTATTTGATTAAAAACCATGAAAGATGGAAAGAGTTTATTTGGATGTGGGGGTCTATTTTGGCTGGTTTGATTGGCTTATTGAATGCTCGCACAATTGCTAGTTGGATTTATGTGTAA
- a CDS encoding outer membrane protein, with protein MKITTTKFNKENSVKHFKNNIKFLAPLSLVLSLSLSPLNAEEDGGFMTFGYELGQVVQSVKNPGKIRAINLASELNAETTNNLPGNNEGGNIVALLGNMMANYIQTVPAAYLRYQPGTKGVIWSDNTPYQQYTQQVNTIIDALEALSHNAYKTNYPTLAKETSYINSFVTYVDFINQWQAQNGYTSGQDGNLPYVMSQTDKVKDVNNTFINNILQLQLFNSANAGNELPQKDFTKLVQNIIDSSQKTLDAIKDAEIDPNKIQESNAKKNVEATSKQLPSYTTNVQNTIDKLQRLNNAIINNPYLAQFAAGNSKQTNSMSGFYTKIGYKQFFGKKKAFGLRYYGFFSYNGAGVGNGPTYNQVNLLTYGVGTDALYNVFSRSFGSRSIDAGFFTGIQLAGDSYITSLAKNSQLVHKPTATKFQFLFDVGMRMNFGILKKDMKKHNQHSIEIGVQIPTIYNTYYSSGGTEVKYYRPYSVYWVYGYAF; from the coding sequence ATGAAAATAACAACAACAAAGTTTAACAAGGAAAATTCTGTGAAACATTTTAAAAACAATATCAAATTTTTAGCCCCTTTAAGCTTAGTGCTTTCTTTATCTCTAAGCCCCTTAAATGCTGAAGAAGATGGAGGCTTTATGACCTTTGGTTATGAATTAGGTCAAGTAGTGCAGAGTGTGAAGAATCCTGGCAAGATTAGAGCCATAAACTTAGCGAGCGAGCTAAATGCGGAAACAACCAATAATTTGCCCGGCAATAATGAAGGGGGCAATATTGTCGCTTTGCTAGGAAATATGATGGCAAACTATATCCAAACCGTTCCTGCAGCCTACTTAAGGTATCAACCTGGAACTAAGGGTGTTATATGGTCAGATAACACACCTTATCAACAATATACCCAACAAGTAAATACCATCATAGATGCGTTAGAGGCTCTGTCACATAACGCCTATAAGACCAACTACCCTACTCTAGCCAAAGAGACGAGCTACATCAATTCTTTTGTAACTTATGTAGACTTCATCAATCAATGGCAAGCACAAAATGGCTATACGAGTGGTCAGGATGGTAATTTACCTTATGTTATGTCTCAAACCGATAAGGTTAAAGATGTTAATAACACCTTTATCAATAATATTTTGCAATTACAGCTTTTCAACTCCGCTAATGCGGGCAATGAATTGCCCCAAAAGGATTTTACTAAGCTTGTTCAAAATATCATTGATTCTTCGCAAAAGACTTTAGATGCCATTAAAGATGCAGAGATTGATCCTAATAAGATTCAAGAATCAAACGCTAAAAAGAATGTTGAGGCTACTAGCAAGCAACTCCCCTCTTACACCACTAATGTCCAAAATACGATTGATAAGCTCCAGCGCTTAAACAACGCTATTATCAATAACCCCTATTTAGCGCAATTTGCCGCCGGCAATAGCAAGCAGACTAACTCCATGAGCGGATTTTACACTAAGATTGGTTACAAACAATTCTTTGGTAAGAAAAAGGCGTTTGGTCTAAGATACTATGGATTCTTCTCTTATAATGGAGCAGGTGTGGGTAATGGCCCTACTTATAATCAAGTGAATCTACTCACCTATGGTGTAGGAACAGACGCACTCTATAATGTGTTCTCTCGTTCGTTTGGTTCTAGGAGTATTGATGCAGGATTCTTTACAGGGATTCAGCTTGCTGGAGATAGCTATATCACAAGTTTAGCTAAAAATTCTCAGCTCGTTCATAAGCCTACTGCGACCAAATTCCAATTCCTCTTTGATGTGGGCATGCGTATGAATTTTGGTATTTTAAAAAAAGATATGAAAAAGCATAACCAACACTCTATTGAAATTGGGGTTCAAATCCCTACTATCTATAACACCTATTATAGTAGTGGTGGCACAGAAGTGAAATACTATCGCCCTTATTCTGTATATTGGGTTTATGGGTATGCGTTCTAA
- a CDS encoding sigma-54-dependent transcriptional regulator: protein MKIAIVEDDINMRKSLELFFELQDDLEIVSFKNPKDALAKLDESFDLIITDINMPHMDGLEFLRLLEGKYESIVITGNATLNKAIDSIRLGVKDFFQKPFKPELLLESIYRTKKVLEFQKKHPLEKPLKKTPAQKHSFLATSPALEEVKRQALKVASTDANVMLLGESGVGKEVFAHFIHQNSSRSKEPFMAINMSAIPEHLLESELFGYQKGAFTDATTPKMGLFESANKGTLFLDEIAEMPIQLQSKLLRVIQEKEVTRLGDNKSIKIDVRFISATNANMKEKIALKEFREDLFFRLQIVPIAIPPLRERVEEILPIAEIKLKEVCNAYNLGQKSFSKNAIKCLLKYSWHGNVRELLGVVERAAILSEENEIQEKDLFLER, encoded by the coding sequence ATGAAAATCGCCATTGTAGAAGATGATATCAACATGCGTAAAAGCCTAGAGCTTTTTTTTGAACTCCAAGATGACTTAGAAATTGTGAGTTTCAAAAACCCCAAAGACGCCCTAGCCAAATTAGATGAAAGCTTTGATTTAATCATCACCGATATTAACATGCCCCATATGGATGGCTTAGAATTTTTACGCCTTTTAGAGGGCAAGTATGAATCCATTGTCATCACCGGCAATGCAACCTTAAATAAAGCCATTGATTCTATCCGCTTAGGCGTGAAAGACTTTTTCCAAAAACCCTTCAAACCCGAATTGCTTTTAGAATCCATATACCGCACCAAAAAGGTTTTAGAATTTCAAAAAAAGCACCCCCTAGAGAAACCCCTAAAAAAGACTCCCGCTCAAAAACACAGCTTTTTAGCCACTTCCCCTGCCCTAGAAGAAGTCAAACGCCAAGCTTTAAAGGTCGCAAGCACTGATGCTAATGTCATGTTATTAGGCGAAAGTGGCGTAGGCAAGGAAGTCTTTGCTCATTTTATCCATCAAAATTCTAGCCGCTCTAAAGAACCCTTTATGGCAATTAATATGTCTGCAATTCCAGAGCATTTATTAGAAAGCGAGCTTTTTGGGTATCAAAAAGGGGCTTTCACTGACGCTACCACCCCTAAAATGGGGCTTTTTGAGAGTGCCAATAAAGGCACGCTATTCTTAGATGAAATCGCTGAAATGCCTATTCAATTACAAAGCAAGCTTTTAAGAGTCATTCAAGAAAAAGAAGTTACACGACTTGGCGATAATAAGAGCATAAAAATTGATGTGCGTTTCATTTCAGCCACCAATGCTAACATGAAAGAAAAAATCGCCTTAAAAGAGTTTAGAGAAGATTTGTTTTTCCGCTTACAAATTGTGCCTATCGCCATCCCCCCTTTAAGAGAGAGAGTAGAAGAGATTTTACCCATTGCTGAAATTAAGCTTAAAGAAGTGTGTAATGCTTATAATCTAGGGCAAAAATCTTTTTCAAAGAACGCTATTAAATGCCTTTTAAAATATTCGTGGCATGGAAATGTGCGAGAGCTTTTAGGCGTAGTAGAAAGGGCGGCGATTTTAAGCGAAGAAAATGAAATCCAAGAAAAAGATTTGTTTTTGGAAAGATAA
- the gyrA gene encoding DNA topoisomerase (ATP-hydrolyzing) subunit A, which yields MQDSLIEKDKNIIEVGIDSSIEESYLAYSMSVIIGRALPDARDGLKPVHRRILYAMNELGLTSKVAYKKSARIVGDVIGKYHPHGDIAVYDALVRMAQDFSMRLELVDGQGNFGSIDGDNAAAMRYTEARMTKASEEILRDIDKDTIDFVPNYDDTLKEPDILPSRLPNLLVNGANGIAVGMATSIPPHRIDEIIDALVHVLENPNAELNEILEFVEGPDFPTGGIIYGKAGIIEAYKTGRGRVKVRAKVHVEKTKNKDIIVLDEMPYQTNKAKLVEQISDLVRDKQIEGISEVRDESDREGIRVVIELKRDAMSEIVLNHLYKLTTMETTFSIILLAIYNKEPKIFTLLELLHLFLSHRKTIVIRRTIFELEKAKARAHILEGYLIALDNIDEIVQLIKTSVSPEVAKNALMERFSLSEIQSKAILEMRLQRLTGLERDKIKEEYQNLLELIEDLNGILKSEARLNEVVKTELLEVKEQFSSKRRTEIQESYENIDIEDLIANEPMVVSMSHKGYVKRVDLKVYERQNRGGKGKLSGSTYEDDFIESFFVANTHDILLFITNKGQLYHLKVYKIPEASRTAMGKAIVNLISLAPDEKIMATLSTKDFSDERSLAFFTKNGVVKRTNLSEFGSNRSYSGIKAINLDEDDELVTAKIVDKNSKHLLIASHSGTFIKFPLEDVREIGRVSRGVRGIRLAENDFVVGAVVVCDDNNKLLSVSENGLGKQTLAESYREQSRGGKGVIGMKLTKKSGNLVGIISVDDENLDLMILTASAKMIRVSIKDIRETGRNASGVKLIDTADKVVYVNSCPKEEDNEITETSDSQSLFD from the coding sequence ATGCAAGATAGCTTGATTGAGAAAGACAAAAATATTATAGAAGTAGGAATTGATTCTTCTATTGAAGAGAGTTATTTAGCTTATTCTATGAGTGTTATCATTGGGCGTGCCTTACCTGATGCTAGAGATGGCTTAAAGCCTGTTCATAGGCGTATTTTATATGCGATGAACGAGCTAGGTCTCACTTCTAAAGTCGCTTACAAAAAGAGTGCTAGGATTGTGGGTGATGTTATCGGTAAATACCACCCCCATGGCGATATTGCTGTTTATGATGCCCTAGTTAGAATGGCACAAGATTTTTCTATGCGTTTAGAATTAGTCGATGGGCAAGGAAACTTTGGCTCTATTGATGGCGATAATGCCGCTGCTATGCGTTATACCGAGGCTCGCATGACCAAAGCGAGTGAAGAAATTTTAAGAGATATTGACAAAGACACCATAGATTTTGTGCCTAACTATGATGATACCTTAAAAGAGCCTGATATTTTACCAAGCCGTCTGCCTAATCTCTTAGTCAATGGGGCTAATGGTATTGCAGTAGGTATGGCTACTTCTATACCACCGCATAGAATTGATGAAATCATAGACGCTTTAGTGCATGTGTTAGAAAACCCTAACGCTGAATTGAATGAAATTTTAGAATTTGTTGAAGGGCCAGACTTTCCTACCGGCGGAATCATCTATGGCAAGGCGGGTATTATTGAAGCCTATAAAACAGGGCGTGGGCGTGTGAAAGTTAGAGCCAAAGTGCATGTGGAAAAGACTAAAAATAAAGACATCATTGTTTTAGATGAAATGCCCTATCAAACCAATAAAGCTAAATTAGTAGAACAAATCAGCGATTTAGTGCGAGACAAACAAATTGAAGGCATTTCTGAAGTGCGTGATGAATCTGATAGAGAAGGCATTAGAGTGGTGATTGAGTTAAAAAGAGATGCGATGAGTGAAATTGTCTTAAACCATCTCTACAAACTCACCACAATGGAGACCACTTTTAGCATTATCCTACTCGCTATTTACAATAAAGAGCCTAAGATTTTCACACTTTTAGAACTCTTACACCTTTTCTTAAGCCATAGAAAAACCATAGTTATCAGACGCACCATATTTGAATTAGAAAAGGCCAAAGCACGAGCTCATATTTTAGAAGGTTATTTGATTGCCCTAGACAATATTGATGAAATCGTGCAACTCATTAAAACTAGTGTTAGCCCCGAAGTGGCTAAAAACGCTTTAATGGAGCGTTTTAGTTTGAGCGAAATTCAAAGCAAAGCCATATTGGAAATGCGTTTGCAACGCTTAACCGGACTTGAGAGAGATAAAATCAAAGAAGAATATCAGAATTTACTAGAGCTGATTGAAGATTTAAACGGCATTTTAAAGAGTGAAGCCCGCCTAAATGAAGTCGTAAAAACAGAGCTTTTAGAAGTCAAAGAGCAGTTTTCTTCTAAAAGACGCACCGAAATTCAAGAATCCTATGAAAATATTGATATAGAAGATTTAATCGCTAATGAGCCTATGGTGGTGAGTATGAGCCATAAAGGCTATGTTAAAAGAGTGGATTTAAAAGTCTATGAGAGACAAAATCGTGGCGGTAAGGGCAAGCTATCTGGTAGCACTTATGAAGATGATTTTATTGAGAGCTTTTTTGTGGCTAACACGCATGATATCTTGCTCTTTATCACTAATAAAGGTCAGTTGTATCATTTGAAAGTCTATAAAATCCCAGAAGCTAGCAGAACCGCTATGGGTAAAGCCATAGTTAATTTAATCTCATTAGCTCCAGATGAAAAGATTATGGCAACTTTAAGCACCAAAGATTTTAGCGATGAACGCTCTTTAGCCTTTTTCACTAAAAATGGTGTCGTAAAACGCACGAATTTAAGCGAGTTTGGTAGTAATAGAAGTTATAGTGGTATCAAAGCGATTAATTTAGATGAAGATGATGAGTTAGTAACCGCAAAAATTGTGGATAAAAACTCCAAGCATTTACTTATCGCTTCACATTCTGGCACTTTTATTAAATTCCCTTTAGAAGATGTGAGAGAAATCGGGCGAGTGAGTCGTGGGGTTAGGGGCATAAGACTTGCTGAAAATGATTTTGTTGTGGGTGCAGTTGTTGTTTGTGATGATAATAACAAGCTTTTAAGCGTGAGTGAAAACGGACTAGGTAAGCAAACCTTAGCGGAGTCTTATAGAGAGCAATCTCGTGGGGGTAAGGGTGTGATTGGTATGAAACTCACTAAAAAGAGCGGCAATTTAGTGGGTATTATTAGCGTAGATGATGAGAACCTAGATTTAATGATACTCACTGCAAGCGCGAAAATGATTAGGGTTTCTATCAAAGATATTAGAGAGACCGGAAGAAATGCTAGTGGGGTGAAACTCATAGACACCGCTGATAAGGTCGTGTATGTCAATTCTTGCCCTAAAGAAGAAGATAATGAGATTACTGAAACTTCAGATTCTCAAAGCTTGTTTGACTAA
- a CDS encoding diacylglycerol kinase, with the protein MNTTPPIKPPKAKGIKRIIKAFFYSKDGLKCAWVEESAFRQVLILALICIILASYITKDFLEWGLLILPCFLSVVIELLNSSIEKAVDYTGTEFHPLAKKAKDIASSAQLIGLIFWAFIWGRYLFCALSK; encoded by the coding sequence ATGAATACAACCCCCCCTATAAAACCCCCTAAAGCAAAAGGGATTAAACGCATTATTAAAGCCTTTTTTTACTCTAAAGATGGGCTTAAGTGTGCATGGGTAGAAGAGAGTGCTTTTAGACAAGTATTGATTCTAGCTCTAATTTGTATTATTCTAGCAAGCTATATTACCAAGGATTTTTTAGAATGGGGGCTATTGATTTTGCCTTGCTTTTTATCCGTGGTTATTGAATTATTAAATAGTTCCATTGAAAAGGCTGTAGATTATACCGGCACAGAATTTCACCCCCTAGCTAAAAAGGCTAAGGATATTGCTAGTTCAGCTCAGCTCATAGGGCTAATTTTTTGGGCTTTTATTTGGGGGCGTTATCTTTTTTGCGCTCTATCAAAGTAA
- a CDS encoding lipid A deacylase LpxR family protein has translation MRFKIIFFLVISTIAWAKHPNNTLKDIDNTNTLTPSKRYSINLLTENDGYINPYIDEYYTAGTQIGFSTKEFDFSKNKYMKWTSYLGFFNKSPRVTRFGLSLAQDMYTPSLNNRKLQDLHHNHPYGGYLRVNLNVYNRHKTFMELFTLSLGTTGRGSLAQRTQELIHKWGQDPQFLGWDTQIKQEFIFEFHYQLLKKVPLYTSRLFSMELMPGLNVELGNARDYFQLGSLFRFGYNLDADYGVNKVNTAFDGGMPYSDRFSLYFFVGAFGRFQPFNVFIQGNSPETRGIANLEYFVYSSEVGAAMMWRGFRVAFTITDISKTFQSQPKHHQIGTLELNFAF, from the coding sequence TTGCGATTTAAAATTATTTTTTTCTTAGTTATTAGCACGATAGCTTGGGCTAAACACCCTAACAATACTCTTAAAGATATTGATAATACCAACACCCTAACGCCCTCTAAGCGCTACTCCATTAATTTATTAACTGAAAATGATGGCTATATTAACCCCTATATTGATGAATACTATACCGCTGGCACTCAAATAGGCTTTTCTACCAAAGAATTTGATTTTTCTAAAAATAAATACATGAAATGGACTTCATATCTTGGATTTTTCAATAAAAGCCCTAGAGTTACTCGCTTTGGTCTTTCTCTAGCCCAAGATATGTATACCCCCTCACTCAATAATAGAAAACTACAAGACTTACACCATAACCACCCTTATGGGGGCTATTTAAGAGTGAATCTCAATGTTTATAACCGCCATAAAACTTTTATGGAATTATTCACACTCTCTTTAGGCACAACCGGCAGAGGCTCATTAGCACAGCGCACTCAAGAGCTTATCCACAAATGGGGACAAGACCCCCAATTTCTTGGCTGGGATACACAAATTAAGCAAGAATTTATTTTTGAATTCCACTACCAATTGCTTAAAAAAGTCCCTCTTTATACCTCACGCCTTTTCTCTATGGAGCTAATGCCCGGGCTTAATGTAGAATTAGGCAATGCAAGAGATTATTTCCAATTAGGCTCTCTTTTTAGATTTGGATACAACCTAGATGCAGATTATGGTGTGAATAAGGTTAATACCGCCTTTGATGGTGGAATGCCTTATAGCGATAGGTTTTCGCTCTATTTTTTTGTAGGAGCTTTTGGACGCTTCCAACCTTTTAATGTCTTCATTCAAGGCAATAGCCCAGAGACTAGGGGCATTGCTAATTTAGAATACTTTGTTTATAGTAGCGAAGTAGGAGCGGCTATGATGTGGCGAGGCTTTAGAGTAGCTTTCACAATTACAGATATTAGCAAAACTTTCCAATCCCAGCCCAAACACCACCAAATTGGCACTTTAGAGCTTAATTTTGCTTTTTAA
- the purL gene encoding phosphoribosylformylglycinamidine synthase subunit PurL, translating into MHNDLEKLLTQYQLSYEEYNHIQKSLKRVPNFLELEILGALLSEHCSYKSSKIFLETLFSPTKEVIQGPGENAGIVDITKGYGAVFKIESHNHPSFIEPVAGSATAIGGIMRDIFAMGARLVANLNFLRFGKARPKISAYQRHLIEGVAQGISSYSNCMGVPTLNGETNFNACYENNILVNAFCLGIVKKEKIFYSQAIGEGNAIIYVGSKTGTDGILGALMSSNRFDEDSKNAHLSIQIGDPFSEKLLLEACLESFDKNLIIGIQDMGAAGLANASFEMALKGKSGIELHLDNVPTTKKLTPLEIMLSESQERMLLCVSKDKIKEILEIFKKWDLEACVIGHVIKEPNIKLFYHNQLLANMPTQCLNIPPLKRPFKEPPYYQELKNKPSFTLPNISLQKIYETLLSAIEVVDKRAIYEQYDDTILLNTILGNGNCDASIIQVEENGVKLSISIGCLEDLCYLDPKEGAKLTLAKVARDGVLRGARILGISDCLNFGNPNDLEVMWQFKESIEGLKEACEILKTPIVSGNVSFYNQTLNHNIYPTPSIVAVGLIKHDYPISSALKQENNALFLVGDSTINFVGSLTQKIFGNSLEGEVLKINLELEKTLWEFLENAIIKQLVVSSKNLGKGGLSIGLSKMAFLGNKGVKIEVKDNAQLFSENTSAVILEVSKEKQAEFLALAKNYAIETLFLGQVVSKEQGLMFQTPNNKVSLSFKLAKALYNSGF; encoded by the coding sequence ATGCACAATGATTTAGAAAAACTTCTCACACAATACCAACTAAGTTATGAAGAATATAACCATATCCAAAAATCCTTAAAGCGTGTGCCAAATTTTTTAGAACTTGAAATTTTAGGAGCGCTTTTAAGTGAGCATTGCAGTTATAAATCTAGCAAAATTTTTTTAGAAACTCTTTTTTCGCCCACTAAAGAAGTCATTCAAGGGCCGGGCGAAAATGCAGGCATTGTAGATATTACCAAAGGCTATGGAGCAGTCTTTAAGATTGAATCGCATAACCACCCAAGCTTTATTGAGCCAGTAGCTGGCTCTGCAACAGCAATTGGGGGAATTATGCGTGATATTTTTGCTATGGGGGCTAGATTAGTTGCTAATCTCAATTTCTTACGCTTTGGAAAAGCACGCCCCAAAATAAGTGCTTATCAGCGCCATTTAATTGAGGGCGTAGCACAAGGAATTAGTTCTTATAGCAATTGCATGGGTGTGCCTACTTTAAATGGCGAAACGAATTTTAATGCTTGCTATGAAAATAATATTTTAGTGAATGCGTTTTGTTTAGGCATTGTCAAAAAAGAAAAGATTTTTTATAGCCAAGCTATAGGCGAGGGCAATGCCATTATTTATGTAGGGAGCAAGACTGGAACTGATGGCATTTTAGGGGCGCTTATGAGTAGTAATCGCTTTGATGAAGATTCTAAAAATGCCCATTTAAGCATTCAAATTGGCGACCCTTTTAGCGAAAAATTACTTTTAGAGGCATGCTTAGAATCTTTTGATAAAAATCTCATTATAGGCATTCAAGATATGGGTGCTGCAGGGCTTGCTAATGCCTCATTTGAAATGGCACTAAAAGGAAAAAGTGGCATAGAACTACACCTTGATAATGTGCCAACTACAAAAAAATTAACCCCCCTAGAAATTATGTTAAGCGAATCTCAAGAACGCATGCTCCTTTGTGTCTCAAAAGATAAAATCAAAGAAATTTTAGAGATTTTTAAAAAATGGGATTTAGAGGCTTGTGTTATAGGACATGTTATAAAAGAGCCTAACATTAAGCTTTTTTATCATAATCAATTGCTTGCTAACATGCCCACCCAATGCTTAAACATACCACCTTTAAAACGCCCTTTTAAAGAACCCCCCTATTACCAAGAGCTTAAAAATAAGCCTAGTTTTACACTTCCTAATATTTCTTTGCAAAAAATCTATGAGACCTTATTAAGCGCTATAGAAGTGGTGGATAAAAGAGCGATTTATGAGCAATATGATGACACCATCTTATTAAATACTATTTTAGGCAATGGAAATTGTGATGCAAGCATTATTCAAGTAGAAGAAAATGGCGTAAAACTAAGTATAAGCATAGGGTGCTTAGAAGATTTATGTTATTTAGACCCAAAAGAAGGCGCTAAGCTCACTCTAGCTAAAGTAGCTCGAGATGGTGTTTTAAGAGGGGCTAGAATATTAGGCATTAGCGATTGCTTGAATTTTGGCAACCCTAATGATTTAGAAGTGATGTGGCAATTTAAAGAAAGTATTGAGGGGCTTAAAGAGGCTTGTGAAATCTTAAAAACCCCTATAGTAAGTGGCAATGTCTCTTTTTATAACCAAACTTTAAACCACAATATCTATCCTACACCAAGCATTGTAGCTGTAGGCTTAATTAAGCATGACTATCCTATAAGTTCTGCTTTAAAACAAGAAAATAACGCTCTTTTTTTAGTGGGCGATAGCACTATAAATTTTGTAGGCAGTCTCACTCAAAAGATTTTTGGCAATTCTTTAGAGGGGGAAGTTTTAAAAATCAATTTAGAGCTTGAAAAAACTTTATGGGAATTTTTAGAAAATGCTATTATTAAGCAATTAGTTGTATCTTCTAAAAATTTAGGCAAGGGGGGCTTAAGTATAGGCTTAAGCAAAATGGCATTTTTAGGTAATAAAGGCGTTAAAATTGAAGTTAAAGATAATGCCCAACTTTTTAGCGAAAATACAAGCGCTGTGATTTTAGAAGTTTCTAAAGAAAAACAAGCAGAATTTCTTGCTTTAGCTAAAAATTATGCGATTGAAACGCTGTTTTTAGGGCAAGTAGTTTCCAAAGAACAAGGGCTTATGTTTCAAACACCAAATAACAAAGTCTCTCTTTCTTTCAAACTTGCTAAAGCGCTTTATAATAGTGGGTTTTAG
- a CDS encoding 3'-5' exonuclease: protein MLCVFDIETIPNIDLCKQAFSIEEENALKICELSFEKQKEKSGSEFLPLYLHEVISISAVIGDDYGKFIKVGNFGKDKENFVSEKELLEDFFHYFNSKKPRLVSFNGRGFDIPLLTLKALKYNLTLDAFYNQENKWENYRSRYSEQFHLDLMDSLSHYGSVRGLNLNGICAMTNIPGKFDMSGDLVHAIYYNTTLNEVEKKSTIDSYCQSDVLNTYWLFLKYEVLKGALSKEQYIEMLQDFLEKLPKNMSYSSVFINALEKEISTELV, encoded by the coding sequence ATGTTGTGCGTATTTGATATAGAAACTATCCCTAATATTGACTTATGCAAACAAGCTTTTTCTATAGAAGAAGAAAACGCTTTAAAGATTTGTGAATTGAGTTTTGAAAAGCAAAAAGAAAAAAGTGGGAGCGAGTTTTTGCCCCTTTATTTACATGAGGTTATCTCTATTTCAGCCGTTATAGGCGATGATTATGGGAAGTTTATCAAAGTAGGGAATTTTGGCAAGGATAAAGAAAATTTTGTAAGCGAAAAAGAGCTTTTAGAAGACTTTTTTCATTATTTCAACTCTAAAAAACCACGCCTTGTAAGCTTTAATGGAAGAGGCTTTGATATACCCCTACTCACTTTAAAAGCCCTTAAATATAATCTAACTTTAGATGCGTTTTATAATCAAGAAAATAAATGGGAGAATTATCGCTCACGCTATAGCGAGCAGTTCCATTTGGACTTAATGGATAGCTTGAGTCATTATGGCTCAGTTAGGGGCTTAAACTTAAATGGCATTTGTGCTATGACAAACATTCCGGGTAAGTTTGATATGAGTGGGGATTTAGTGCATGCAATCTATTATAACACCACTTTAAATGAAGTTGAAAAAAAGAGCACCATTGATAGTTATTGTCAAAGTGATGTCTTAAATACCTATTGGCTTTTTTTAAAATACGAAGTGCTAAAAGGCGCTCTTTCAAAAGAGCAATATATAGAAATGTTGCAAGATTTTTTAGAAAAACTTCCTAAAAATATGTCTTATTCTAGTGTGTTTATAAATGCCTTAGAAAAAGAAATATCTACAGAGCTAGTTTGA